Proteins encoded by one window of Micrococcales bacterium:
- a CDS encoding glycoside hydrolase family 65 protein → MTWSPITDPLDRTRFPVDPWVLREVSCSQNDLGIGETLFAVGNGYLGMRGNVEEGRNAFEHGTYVNGFHETFRIRHAEDAFGFAKVGQTIVNVPDAKVIRLYVDDEPLLLGVADLERYERALDFKNGLLRRELVWRTSSGKRAHIRSTRLVSFPEKHLAMMTYEVTMDTDAPIMLASQLINRQDGGDEYHLLGADAGQRGFDPRKTSQLSERVLRPELGREEDEGQVVFLGYRAINSGMTVAVGMDHLVETANDYAVANLIEPDIAKTTYTVQARADVPFKLVKLVSYHTSRGVPTPELAERGRVTLRRAREAGEAAIQKDQRIWLDKYWELSDVVVHGQAAVQQAVRWNLYHVAQAAARAEGAGIAAKGVTGSGYSGHYFWDSEIYIMPFLTFTNPGWARNALRFRYTMLEAARRRASEMSEAGALYPWRTINGEEASAYYAAGTAQYHIDADIAYALVQYLQVTGDVDFLEREGIDILVETARMWSGLGFIRRSGPGGRGQFHIHGVTGPDEYTTVVNDNLFTNVMARFNLRAAAQALRSMEGINPVSHQRAVARLGLLPDEPTSWMKAANAMHIPYDDLLGIHPQDDQFLKKELWDLEATPPSQIPLLLNFHPLVIYRFQVLKQADVVLAQFLASKEFTAKQKLADFDYYDPLTAGDSSLSAVAQAIMAAEVGYQELALKYFGKALYVDLGDYHGNAADGVHVASAGGVWSVLVCGFAGLRTDAGQLEFSPRLPELWDGLTFKLRVGDTLIDVDLLQNEMVFTGLSGSGAEVIVCGDRVEVLVGVSVSVPLAGQGPRLLGAPTARDIAGALRADGSIITASVPVSPEDTAEMPLTSLNPRIY, encoded by the coding sequence ATGACTTGGTCCCCCATCACCGATCCGCTTGATCGCACGCGCTTTCCGGTAGATCCGTGGGTCTTGCGCGAAGTCTCATGCAGCCAAAATGATCTGGGAATCGGCGAAACCCTGTTCGCGGTGGGCAACGGCTATCTAGGCATGCGCGGCAATGTCGAAGAGGGCCGCAACGCCTTTGAACACGGCACTTACGTCAACGGTTTTCACGAAACCTTCCGCATCCGCCACGCCGAGGACGCCTTCGGCTTTGCCAAAGTTGGCCAGACCATAGTTAACGTTCCAGATGCCAAGGTGATCAGACTTTACGTTGATGATGAGCCCCTGCTATTGGGCGTGGCTGATCTTGAGCGCTACGAAAGGGCGCTCGACTTCAAGAACGGCCTCTTGAGGCGCGAGCTGGTCTGGAGAACGTCATCGGGCAAACGAGCACATATCCGCTCCACCCGCCTGGTTTCCTTCCCCGAAAAGCACCTGGCCATGATGACCTACGAGGTCACCATGGACACTGACGCGCCCATCATGCTGGCATCACAGCTGATCAACCGCCAAGACGGCGGCGACGAATACCATCTACTGGGGGCAGATGCCGGCCAGCGGGGCTTTGATCCGCGCAAGACCAGCCAACTGTCCGAGCGTGTACTTCGGCCTGAACTAGGTCGCGAAGAGGACGAGGGCCAAGTGGTTTTCCTGGGCTACCGCGCGATCAATTCAGGGATGACAGTGGCGGTGGGTATGGACCACCTGGTTGAAACCGCTAACGACTACGCCGTGGCCAATCTGATTGAGCCGGATATCGCCAAAACCACCTACACCGTCCAAGCCCGGGCAGATGTGCCGTTCAAGCTGGTCAAGCTGGTGTCCTATCACACGTCACGAGGTGTACCAACACCCGAGCTAGCAGAACGCGGCCGGGTGACCCTGCGCCGGGCGCGGGAAGCCGGCGAAGCCGCTATTCAAAAAGACCAGCGGATCTGGCTGGACAAATACTGGGAGCTGTCTGATGTGGTGGTACACGGCCAGGCCGCCGTCCAGCAGGCCGTGCGCTGGAACCTGTATCACGTGGCCCAGGCCGCGGCCCGGGCTGAAGGCGCTGGTATTGCGGCCAAAGGCGTGACCGGATCTGGCTATTCGGGTCACTATTTCTGGGATTCCGAAATCTACATCATGCCCTTCTTGACGTTCACCAACCCCGGCTGGGCTCGCAACGCGCTGCGCTTCCGCTACACCATGTTGGAGGCGGCCCGGCGACGTGCCTCGGAGATGTCTGAGGCAGGGGCTTTATACCCTTGGCGGACCATCAACGGCGAGGAGGCCTCGGCCTATTACGCCGCTGGCACTGCCCAGTACCACATTGACGCCGACATCGCCTACGCCCTGGTCCAATACCTGCAGGTGACTGGGGACGTTGACTTTCTGGAACGTGAGGGCATCGACATACTGGTCGAAACCGCCCGGATGTGGTCCGGCTTAGGTTTCATTCGCCGGTCCGGTCCGGGTGGGCGCGGGCAGTTCCATATCCACGGCGTCACTGGTCCAGACGAATACACCACGGTGGTCAACGACAATTTGTTCACCAACGTCATGGCCCGGTTCAACCTGCGAGCGGCGGCCCAGGCACTGCGGTCGATGGAAGGCATCAACCCGGTGTCCCACCAGCGGGCCGTGGCCAGGTTGGGTTTGCTGCCAGATGAGCCGACTTCCTGGATGAAGGCGGCTAACGCCATGCATATCCCGTATGACGATTTGCTTGGCATCCATCCGCAGGATGACCAGTTTCTGAAGAAGGAGCTGTGGGACCTAGAAGCCACCCCGCCTTCCCAGATCCCGCTGCTGCTGAACTTCCATCCGCTGGTGATTTATCGCTTCCAGGTTCTCAAACAAGCCGACGTGGTCTTGGCCCAGTTCTTGGCTTCGAAGGAATTCACGGCCAAACAGAAGCTGGCCGATTTCGACTACTACGACCCACTGACAGCTGGGGATTCATCGCTTTCGGCCGTGGCGCAGGCCATTATGGCGGCCGAGGTGGGTTACCAAGAACTGGCCCTGAAGTACTTTGGCAAGGCCCTTTACGTGGACTTGGGCGACTATCACGGCAACGCGGCCGATGGCGTTCACGTGGCCTCGGCTGGCGGCGTCTGGTCGGTCTTGGTCTGCGGTTTTGCCGGATTGAGAACCGATGCCGGCCAGCTAGAGTTCTCTCCCAGGCTGCCGGAGTTGTGGGATGGGTTGACCTTCAAGCTTCGGGTCGGTGACACGTTGATTGACGTTGATCTGCTGCAAAACGAAATGGTTTTCACCGGTCTGAGTGGTTCCGGTGCCGAGGTCATAGTCTGTGGCGACCGGGTCGAGGTCTTAGTTGGCGTCTCGGTTAGCGTGCCACTGGCCGGTCAGGGCCCGCGGCTGCTCGGTGCGCCCACGGCCCGGGACATCGCCGGAGCGTTGCGGGCCGACGGCTCGATCATCACAGCCTCGGTGCCAGTTTCGCCGGAGGATACCGCTGAGATGCCGCTAACTAGTCTCAATCCGCGTATCTACTAG
- a CDS encoding alpha/beta hydrolase — protein sequence MTPRLAARTAARRWHKLPGNKGRRQDNRAQSGQVETLDTGLPERLVVESWGSGDRLVYLVHGWGGWRGQVAAFVQPLVEAGFRVIAADTAAHGDSEPGRYGSDHSSGGEMIEGIENVIHHFGQPHAVIAHSLGCANICRAILDGEVRAERLVLVAPNPDMEFQANKYGRSLGFRSSTIKRMIDYMELWAKWKMSDFDVATMAQTGRLPPALIIHDRADKETPYDTAEQMAAAWPTARLMTTSGLGHHRILISKPVIEAATRFVVTGEYAQAQ from the coding sequence GTGACACCACGTTTGGCCGCGCGAACCGCTGCCAGGCGTTGGCACAAACTACCTGGTAACAAGGGCCGGCGCCAGGACAACCGAGCGCAAAGCGGCCAGGTAGAAACCTTGGACACTGGCCTACCTGAACGTCTTGTGGTCGAGTCCTGGGGCTCGGGCGATCGTCTGGTCTACCTGGTACACGGCTGGGGTGGTTGGCGTGGCCAGGTGGCGGCTTTTGTCCAGCCGCTGGTCGAGGCCGGTTTTCGGGTGATCGCCGCCGATACGGCCGCTCATGGAGACTCCGAACCCGGACGCTACGGTTCCGACCACTCCAGTGGCGGCGAGATGATTGAGGGCATCGAAAACGTCATCCACCATTTTGGCCAGCCTCATGCCGTCATTGCCCACTCGCTCGGTTGTGCCAATATTTGCCGTGCCATCTTGGACGGCGAGGTCAGGGCCGAGCGTTTGGTGCTGGTCGCACCCAACCCGGATATGGAATTCCAAGCCAACAAGTACGGCCGCAGCTTGGGTTTCCGCTCCTCCACCATCAAACGCATGATCGACTACATGGAACTGTGGGCCAAGTGGAAAATGTCGGACTTCGACGTTGCCACCATGGCCCAAACTGGGCGACTGCCGCCGGCCTTGATTATTCACGACCGGGCAGACAAGGAAACCCCCTATGACACGGCAGAGCAAATGGCCGCGGCCTGGCCAACCGCTCGCCTGATGACCACCAGTGGTCTGGGCCACCACCGGATTCTCATTTCTAAGCCGGTCATTGAGGCCGCTACTAGATTTGTCGTCACAGGCGAATACGCCCAGGCTCAGTAG
- the hrpA gene encoding ATP-dependent RNA helicase HrpA — translation MPANGQTNSGIRLQFPPELPVSQRRSEIARAIADHQVVIVSGETGSGKTTQLPKILLQLGRGQGALIGHTQPRRIAARTVAERLAQETGTVLGQLIGYQVRFTDHTSAATRVKVMTDGILLAQIQRDPQLRAYDTIIIDEAHERSLNIDFLLGYLSNLLPRRPDLKLIITSATIDSELFAAHFGTAASPAPVIAVTGRTYPVEIRYRPPGIEGTPEDQPGAICAAARELMRHGNGDILVFCSGEREIRDASEALTSSFRTLPLGSPDAGPPDAIEVLPLYSRLSAREQHRVFEPHSRRRIVVATNVAETSLTVPGVHYVIDPGTARISRYSRSTKVQRLPIEPVSQASANQRAGRCGRLAEGVCIRLYGEDDFDSRPEFTEPEILRTSLAAVILQMIAVGVAKSPTDVTTFPFVQKPDERNVQDGVRTLQELGAIETNGRRTRLTAVGRQIAHLPIDPRLGRMIVAAADLGVIREVTVLAAALSIQDPRERPAELATQADQCHARFANPTSDFLGLLSLWDYLRQARRDKSSSAFRRLVRAEYLNYLRVREWQDLVQELRRAQKDLGRRRNKADRSPQRRQTELWQTAGTGSTDQPQRRETELWQTAGTGSTDQPQCSETELWQTAGTGSTDQPQRRETELSHEPPIGRSRDTDSIHKAVLSGLVSHIGLQKATEVGTDRRGDKPQRGARSRAIRNDYVGPRGARFAVFPGSALFKKPPDWVMAAELVETTRLWARTCAQIDPAWVEQMAPHLARYSYHSPRWSTKRGSAEATEKVLVYGLPVVAGRTVQLAPHDQVLARELFIRHALVLGQWQTHHRFWIQNQMVLDRANDLAARSRNYLSAPSEDELFDFYDQRIPASVVSVGHFDSWWSKTKRKNPEKLTLKLADLIEAEDPVQAGFPDTWQQGDFDLPLSYQHAPGTDDDGITVHIRVDQANQVPVDGFDWQVPGLRQDLIQALIRGLPKKHRAMLLPAQETARLAVQALGSPTDWTDPQGRVKPLSEALTSVMQKLRGVHVPPQAWQEVAIPEHLRLSFVIEGSKGQILASGADLPSVVHEATPGVQDAIERVVAASVRSKAAQTAVDQAPTTLSWPGSRENLTTWDFGDLPTEISAQVDGLDVRGYPSLTLDGASVALRLATDQAHQAAWMTAATCELLLGELALPARRLTTALLPEQALDLATSRYPEPDGLVLDAQRAVIGAALKQAGQPWTQQAYQALYSDLRQNLETKTQAVLMQVGRLESLGREIDRRADKATALEVLGTAMDIRQHLDHLLAAGWISRAGLDRLDDLHRYLSADAYRLDRLGQNRALEERGLYTVQQSEQALAAALANLPPGQPKPPQLDRASWMIEELRVSLFAQHLGTAYPISAKRITRALGEC, via the coding sequence GTGCCCGCCAACGGCCAGACCAACTCAGGCATCCGGCTGCAATTCCCGCCGGAACTGCCGGTTAGTCAGCGACGCAGCGAGATCGCTCGAGCCATTGCCGACCACCAGGTTGTTATCGTTTCCGGTGAGACTGGCTCTGGCAAAACCACCCAGCTGCCTAAGATTCTGCTTCAACTTGGCCGCGGTCAAGGCGCCCTGATTGGTCACACCCAGCCCCGCCGCATCGCCGCCCGCACTGTGGCCGAGCGCCTAGCTCAAGAAACCGGCACCGTGCTGGGCCAGCTGATCGGCTACCAGGTTCGCTTCACCGATCACACCAGTGCCGCCACCCGGGTCAAGGTCATGACCGACGGCATCTTGCTGGCTCAGATTCAGCGTGACCCCCAGCTGCGCGCCTACGACACCATCATCATTGACGAGGCTCACGAACGTTCCCTCAACATCGACTTCCTGTTGGGCTATTTGTCGAACCTGCTGCCCCGGCGGCCTGATCTGAAGCTGATCATTACCTCGGCCACGATTGACTCCGAACTGTTCGCCGCTCACTTTGGCACAGCGGCCAGCCCGGCTCCAGTTATTGCGGTGACCGGGCGGACCTATCCGGTCGAAATCCGCTACCGGCCACCGGGTATCGAGGGCACGCCGGAAGATCAGCCCGGTGCAATCTGCGCTGCGGCGCGTGAGCTCATGCGGCACGGTAACGGCGACATTTTGGTCTTTTGCAGTGGTGAGAGGGAAATCCGCGACGCCAGTGAGGCGTTGACCTCCAGTTTCCGCACGCTGCCGCTTGGTTCGCCCGATGCCGGCCCACCAGACGCCATCGAGGTCCTGCCTTTGTATTCGCGTCTGTCCGCCCGCGAGCAACACCGGGTCTTCGAGCCACACTCCCGCCGCCGCATCGTCGTGGCGACCAATGTGGCCGAGACTTCGCTGACCGTGCCAGGGGTTCACTATGTGATTGACCCCGGCACCGCCCGGATTTCGCGTTACTCCAGGTCAACCAAGGTTCAACGCCTGCCAATCGAACCGGTCAGCCAGGCCAGCGCCAATCAGCGGGCCGGCCGTTGCGGCCGGCTGGCTGAAGGCGTTTGTATCCGGCTGTACGGCGAGGATGATTTTGACTCGCGGCCTGAGTTCACCGAGCCCGAGATTTTGCGCACCTCGCTGGCCGCAGTCATCTTGCAGATGATCGCCGTTGGAGTGGCCAAATCGCCAACCGATGTCACCACCTTCCCATTTGTACAAAAGCCCGATGAGCGGAATGTACAAGATGGTGTTAGGACACTTCAGGAGCTTGGCGCCATCGAGACGAACGGCCGCCGCACCAGACTGACAGCAGTAGGCCGGCAGATTGCCCACCTGCCCATTGACCCGCGCTTGGGCCGGATGATCGTGGCCGCTGCCGACTTAGGCGTGATCCGGGAGGTGACGGTGCTGGCGGCGGCTTTGTCGATCCAAGACCCGCGTGAACGCCCAGCCGAGCTGGCGACCCAGGCCGACCAATGCCACGCCCGTTTCGCCAATCCGACGTCTGATTTTCTCGGTCTGCTGAGCCTTTGGGACTACCTGCGCCAGGCCCGGCGTGACAAGTCGTCCTCGGCCTTTCGGCGCCTGGTCCGGGCCGAATACCTCAATTACCTTCGCGTGCGGGAATGGCAAGACCTGGTCCAAGAGCTGCGCCGGGCCCAAAAAGATCTTGGCCGCCGCCGCAACAAAGCCGACCGCAGCCCCCAACGCCGCCAGACCGAGCTTTGGCAGACTGCCGGCACTGGTAGTACTGACCAGCCCCAACGCCGCGAGACCGAGCTTTGGCAGACTGCCGGCACTGGTAGTACTGACCAGCCCCAATGCAGCGAGACCGAGCTTTGGCAGACTGCCGGCACTGGTAGTACTGACCAGCCCCAACGCCGCGAGACCGAGCTTTCGCATGAACCTCCAATAGGCCGCAGCCGGGACACCGACTCAATCCACAAGGCCGTACTGAGCGGACTGGTCAGCCACATCGGTCTGCAAAAGGCCACCGAGGTAGGCACCGACCGCCGCGGGGACAAACCCCAACGCGGTGCCAGGTCGAGGGCGATACGCAATGACTACGTCGGTCCGCGCGGTGCGCGTTTCGCCGTCTTCCCTGGATCGGCCCTATTCAAGAAGCCACCCGACTGGGTCATGGCGGCCGAGCTGGTCGAGACGACCCGGCTTTGGGCCCGGACCTGCGCCCAGATCGACCCGGCCTGGGTCGAGCAAATGGCACCTCATTTGGCGCGCTACTCCTACCACTCGCCACGTTGGTCAACCAAACGCGGCAGCGCCGAGGCGACAGAGAAGGTGCTGGTCTACGGTTTGCCGGTGGTTGCTGGCCGGACGGTACAGCTGGCGCCTCATGATCAGGTCTTGGCCCGGGAGTTGTTTATCCGCCACGCTCTAGTTCTGGGCCAGTGGCAAACCCACCACCGCTTCTGGATCCAAAACCAAATGGTCCTTGACCGGGCCAATGACCTGGCGGCGCGCTCACGCAACTATCTGAGCGCACCGAGCGAAGATGAGCTCTTCGACTTTTACGACCAACGGATTCCAGCTTCAGTTGTCTCTGTTGGTCACTTCGACTCTTGGTGGTCCAAGACCAAAAGGAAGAACCCAGAAAAACTAACCCTCAAGCTGGCAGACCTAATCGAAGCCGAGGATCCGGTCCAGGCTGGCTTCCCGGACACTTGGCAGCAAGGCGATTTCGACTTGCCCCTGAGCTATCAGCATGCCCCTGGTACAGATGATGATGGGATCACTGTACATATCAGGGTTGACCAGGCAAATCAGGTGCCGGTTGATGGCTTTGATTGGCAGGTCCCGGGCCTTAGACAGGATCTGATTCAGGCCCTTATCCGTGGCCTGCCAAAGAAGCACCGGGCCATGTTACTGCCGGCCCAGGAGACCGCCCGCCTGGCAGTGCAGGCATTAGGCAGCCCGACTGACTGGACTGACCCCCAGGGCAGGGTCAAACCGTTGAGCGAAGCCCTGACCAGCGTGATGCAGAAACTGCGCGGGGTTCACGTGCCGCCCCAAGCCTGGCAAGAGGTCGCGATCCCGGAGCACCTGCGCCTCAGCTTTGTGATCGAGGGGTCAAAAGGCCAGATCCTGGCCTCCGGGGCCGACCTGCCTTCAGTGGTCCACGAAGCTACGCCGGGCGTACAAGACGCGATTGAACGGGTGGTTGCGGCCAGCGTCAGATCCAAAGCCGCCCAGACAGCGGTGGACCAGGCGCCAACAACCCTCAGCTGGCCAGGCAGTCGCGAAAACCTGACCACCTGGGACTTTGGCGACCTGCCAACCGAAATCAGCGCCCAAGTCGATGGCCTGGACGTGCGCGGCTACCCGTCCCTGACGCTGGATGGAGCCAGTGTCGCCTTACGTCTAGCGACTGACCAAGCTCACCAAGCCGCCTGGATGACCGCCGCCACCTGCGAACTGCTACTAGGCGAACTGGCCCTACCGGCCAGGCGTCTAACCACTGCCCTGCTGCCGGAACAGGCCCTAGACCTAGCTACCAGCCGATACCCAGAGCCTGATGGTCTGGTCCTCGACGCCCAACGAGCCGTCATCGGCGCTGCCCTGAAACAGGCAGGACAACCCTGGACGCAGCAGGCCTACCAGGCGCTCTACTCTGATCTGCGGCAAAACCTCGAAACCAAGACCCAAGCCGTCCTAATGCAAGTCGGTCGGCTGGAGAGCTTGGGCCGTGAGATCGACCGGCGAGCCGACAAAGCCACCGCCCTTGAGGTGCTGGGCACCGCCATGGACATCCGTCAGCACCTCGACCACCTGCTGGCCGCAGGCTGGATCAGCCGGGCCGGTCTGGACCGCCTCGATGATCTGCACCGATATCTGTCAGCGGACGCCTACAGGCTCGATCGCCTGGGCCAAAACCGGGCCCTTGAGGAGCGCGGCCTCTACACCGTCCAGCAAAGCGAACAAGCTCTGGCCGCCGCCTTGGCCAACCTGCCCCCCGGCCAGCCAAAACCACCACAACTCGACAGGGCCAGTTGGATGATCGAAGAGTTACGCGTCTCGCTCTTTGCTCAGCATCTGGGCACGGCTTACCCCATCAGCGCCAAACGCATCACCAGAGCTCTTGGGGAGTGCTAG
- a CDS encoding FHA domain-containing protein, producing MGELAVSLLRLGYLVALWAVVLVAITTLRRDVYGTTISRRGRAGKPKAKNAPVVAAPGVPGSPVAQGPARPAGPLARRSVELSPEAPTRLIVTSGQLRGTQLPLSTGGVVIGRSASANLVLDDEFASSRHAQLVLNQGQWQLEDLGSTNGTFFANKRMTGPVMLKDGSSFRIGNTTLEVRR from the coding sequence GTGGGTGAACTGGCAGTCTCGCTGCTCAGACTGGGCTACCTGGTGGCCTTGTGGGCAGTGGTGCTGGTGGCCATAACGACGCTGCGCCGCGACGTCTACGGCACTACCATCTCCCGCCGCGGGCGAGCGGGCAAACCCAAAGCAAAAAATGCCCCAGTGGTGGCGGCCCCTGGTGTCCCAGGCAGCCCGGTGGCCCAAGGCCCAGCCCGACCGGCCGGCCCCTTGGCCCGCCGGTCGGTTGAACTCAGCCCGGAGGCACCAACCCGGCTGATTGTGACTTCAGGCCAGCTCAGAGGCACACAGCTGCCGCTCAGCACTGGCGGAGTTGTGATCGGTCGGTCAGCCTCGGCCAATCTGGTGCTGGACGATGAATTCGCCTCTTCCCGCCACGCCCAGCTGGTCTTGAACCAGGGCCAGTGGCAGCTAGAAGACCTCGGTTCAACCAATGGCACCTTTTTCGCAAACAAGCGGATGACGGGGCCGGTTATGCTCAAGGACGGGAGTTCATTCCGCATTGGCAACACCACCCTGGAGGTCCGAAGGTAA
- the rraA gene encoding ribonuclease E activity regulator RraA, with product MNQNTPDLCDEFPDIVKVMHVSFRNYGQRESFSGPARTVKCFEDNSKVKDLAAQSGDGCVIVVDGGASMRHALLGDMVAAQLSANGWAGLVIYGAVRDVEALREIDLGVKALGSVPLKTDKRDLGDIDVPVEIGGVRVMPGDHVFADATGVVVMPGSRS from the coding sequence ATGAACCAGAACACCCCGGACCTATGCGATGAGTTTCCAGACATCGTCAAGGTCATGCATGTCTCCTTTAGGAATTATGGCCAGCGGGAATCATTCAGCGGCCCGGCTCGCACGGTCAAATGCTTTGAAGACAACTCGAAGGTCAAAGACTTAGCTGCCCAGAGCGGCGATGGTTGCGTCATTGTGGTCGATGGCGGCGCCTCAATGCGCCACGCCCTGCTAGGGGACATGGTCGCAGCCCAGCTCAGCGCCAACGGCTGGGCTGGCCTGGTCATATACGGCGCCGTGCGCGATGTCGAAGCTCTGCGAGAGATTGACCTTGGAGTTAAGGCCTTGGGCTCGGTGCCGCTCAAAACCGACAAGCGTGATCTGGGCGACATTGACGTGCCGGTCGAGATTGGCGGCGTCAGGGTCATGCCGGGCGACCACGTCTTTGCCGACGCCACCGGCGTTGTGGTGATGCCTGGTTCGCGCAGCTAG
- a CDS encoding type II toxin-antitoxin system PemK/MazF family toxin yields MRGAIHPLRAPKKAAGHEQQGRRYCVVLQEDALELSTVLVAPTSASAQPSSFRVAIDLGGTETLVMLEQMGAVDAGSRLGELIGYVTTEEMQRIERALLQVAGLGWLWACHDRCERRAAPEPH; encoded by the coding sequence ATGCGCGGAGCGATCCACCCGTTGCGTGCTCCAAAAAAAGCGGCAGGGCATGAGCAACAAGGGCGCCGCTATTGCGTTGTGTTGCAGGAAGACGCACTTGAACTTTCGACGGTGTTGGTGGCGCCAACCTCCGCCAGCGCCCAGCCATCATCCTTTCGAGTGGCCATTGACCTGGGTGGGACCGAGACTCTGGTCATGCTTGAGCAAATGGGCGCCGTCGATGCAGGCTCGCGTTTGGGAGAGCTCATTGGCTATGTCACCACCGAGGAAATGCAGAGGATCGAGCGAGCACTGCTGCAGGTGGCCGGACTTGGCTGGCTTTGGGCCTGTCATGACCGCTGCGAGCGTCGCGCTGCCCCAGAGCCGCATTAG
- a CDS encoding DUF3662 and FHA domain-containing protein, whose amino-acid sequence MTFLDRFEKGVERAVNGAFAKASRSEVKPVELASALRRELDEKAAVLARGRAVVPNEFVIELAPDDFDRILDWGAEAMGEELQEGAAAHAASQRYAFVGPVSVTFEENTELATGGFRVRSATVRGAVAPAANGTPSQKHPIVDIDGQRYLLTGPVTVIGRGSDADIIVEDTGVSRRHVEIRLTPDGPVATDLGSTNGSFVEGHRITNALLVDGNTITVGRTQVVFWTGEQTEAADDVQG is encoded by the coding sequence ATGACATTCCTCGACCGTTTCGAGAAGGGCGTCGAGCGTGCTGTCAATGGTGCTTTTGCCAAGGCGTCCCGAAGTGAGGTGAAACCCGTGGAACTGGCATCAGCTCTGAGGCGTGAGTTGGACGAGAAAGCAGCCGTGCTGGCCAGAGGCCGGGCGGTGGTGCCAAACGAGTTTGTGATCGAGCTGGCACCAGACGATTTTGACCGCATCCTCGACTGGGGTGCAGAGGCCATGGGAGAAGAACTCCAGGAGGGCGCGGCCGCTCATGCGGCATCCCAACGCTATGCCTTCGTAGGCCCGGTCTCGGTCACCTTTGAAGAAAACACCGAACTTGCCACCGGCGGCTTTAGGGTGAGGTCTGCCACCGTCCGCGGCGCTGTGGCCCCCGCCGCCAACGGCACACCATCACAAAAGCACCCCATTGTCGACATTGATGGGCAGCGCTACCTGCTGACCGGGCCCGTCACCGTGATTGGCCGCGGCTCTGATGCCGACATCATTGTCGAAGACACTGGAGTCAGCCGCCGCCACGTCGAGATCAGACTGACCCCGGACGGCCCAGTCGCTACTGACCTTGGCTCGACCAACGGCTCCTTCGTGGAGGGCCATCGCATAACCAATGCCCTACTGGTTGACGGAAACACCATCACAGTTGGCCGCACTCAGGTCGTCTTTTGGACAGGCGAACAGACCGAAGCCGCTGACGACGTCCAGGGCTGA